The following proteins are co-located in the Siansivirga zeaxanthinifaciens CC-SAMT-1 genome:
- a CDS encoding OmpA family protein: protein MKAIIKKSGILFLAFLVVMSFTNCKSVQNANNKQKGGVLGAAAGSIIGAIIGNNIGKGGNGELGAVIGGVIGGGAGVLIGNKMDKQAKQIESEIPGAKVERVDNGIVVTFDETSGVYFDTNKYNVNAASQETLNKLIGVFKEYPDTNVLVVGHTDSQGADDYNMTLSKNRAYAVTNYLMNNGISSSRLTTHWFGETQPIEDNSTAEGRAKNRRVNIAIVPNDKMIEDAKQESGN from the coding sequence ATGAAAGCAATAATAAAAAAATCGGGAATTCTATTTTTAGCATTTTTAGTAGTAATGAGTTTTACTAACTGTAAATCGGTTCAAAATGCTAATAACAAACAAAAAGGTGGTGTTTTAGGCGCGGCAGCAGGTAGTATTATTGGTGCTATTATAGGTAACAACATTGGTAAAGGTGGTAATGGCGAATTAGGAGCCGTTATTGGTGGTGTTATTGGCGGTGGTGCAGGTGTGCTTATTGGTAATAAAATGGATAAGCAAGCAAAGCAAATTGAAAGTGAAATTCCAGGAGCAAAGGTAGAGCGTGTAGATAACGGTATTGTTGTAACCTTCGATGAAACTAGTGGAGTTTATTTTGATACCAACAAATACAATGTTAATGCAGCTTCACAAGAAACTTTAAATAAACTTATTGGTGTATTTAAAGAATATCCAGATACGAATGTACTGGTTGTAGGCCATACAGATAGCCAAGGTGCAGATGATTATAACATGACATTGTCTAAAAACAGAGCCTATGCTGTTACAAATTATTTAATGAATAACGGCATTAGCAGTTCTAGATTAACAACACATTGGTTTGGTGAAACACAACCTATTGAAGATAACTCTACAGCAGAAGGTCGTGCAAAAAATAGACGTGTAAACATTGCTATTGTACCAAATGATAAAATGATTGAAGATGCCAAACAAGAGTCTGGTAACTAA
- a CDS encoding lipocalin family protein, protein MKKLILGLFVLAMMVSCGASKTVRTSKKVIKGNWELSSITYSEAGTYDVTLLNDVSKACFEGSTWQFIPNNNTGLYTINDGNCDTGVRNFIFSIQEIDEVSGLYDFLLKPTDAKHKSESNVGFRLSLTSLSEMDMVWQQTLTVDGKPFTITMNFNKQ, encoded by the coding sequence ATGAAAAAATTAATATTAGGTTTATTTGTTCTAGCCATGATGGTATCATGCGGAGCATCAAAAACAGTAAGAACCTCTAAAAAGGTAATTAAAGGTAACTGGGAATTAAGCAGCATCACTTATAGCGAAGCTGGAACTTACGATGTAACGCTTTTAAACGACGTTTCTAAAGCTTGTTTTGAAGGTAGTACTTGGCAATTTATTCCAAATAACAATACAGGGCTTTACACAATTAACGATGGCAATTGTGATACGGGCGTGAGAAATTTTATTTTTTCAATTCAAGAAATAGATGAGGTTTCTGGTTTGTATGATTTCTTATTAAAACCTACAGATGCAAAACACAAATCTGAAAGCAATGTTGGTTTTCGTTTAAGTTTAACCAGCTTATCTGAAATGGATATGGTATGGCAACAAACCTTAACAGTAGATGGAAAACCATTTACAATTACAATGAATTTTAACAAACAATAA
- the metG gene encoding methionine--tRNA ligase yields MNKPKRYTITSALPYTNGPIHIGHLAGVYVPADIYARYLRLTGNDVVFIGGSDEHGVPITIKAKNEGVTPQDVVDKYHKIIKDSFEAFGISFDNYSRTSAQIHHETASEFFKTLYDHGDFIEETTEQLYDEKANQFLADRFVTGTCPKCGNEEAYGDQCEKCGTSLNATDLINPKSALTGNVPTLKQTKHWFLPLDKYEDFLKEWILEGHKKDWKPNVYGQVKSWIDDGLRPRAVTRDLDWGIPVPVEGAEGKVLYVWFDAPIGYISSTKEWAAREGKDWEPYWKSDDTKLVHFIGKDNIVFHCIIFPAMLKAEGSYILPENVPANEFLNLEGNKLSTSKNWAVWLPDYLKEFPGQQDVLRYALTANAPETKDNDFTWKDFQARNNNELVAIFGNFINRVVVLTNKYYNGLVPNPSELSQIDEETLAAVKAYPEVISSSIERYRFREAQQELMNLARLGNKYLADEEPWKVIKVDEARTKTIMYVALQIASALATLSEPFLPFTSNKLKQILNVSLSAVENSWNDIASKDILLPTGHQIGEAELLFSKIEDETIQFQLDKLEASKKANEAANKTLEPQKETITFDDFTKLDIRVGTILEAEKMPKAKKLLVLKVDTGIDVRTIVSGIAESFTPEEVVGKRVTVLVNLAPRALRGVESEGMILMTETAEGKLVFVNPDDATVANGLQIS; encoded by the coding sequence ATGAACAAACCAAAACGATATACCATTACATCTGCGTTGCCTTATACCAACGGTCCCATTCATATTGGGCATTTAGCAGGGGTTTATGTGCCAGCCGATATTTATGCACGTTATTTACGTTTAACAGGTAACGATGTTGTTTTTATTGGCGGAAGCGATGAACACGGCGTGCCTATTACTATTAAGGCAAAAAATGAAGGTGTAACACCACAAGATGTTGTAGATAAATATCATAAAATTATTAAAGACTCTTTTGAAGCATTTGGTATTTCGTTCGATAATTATTCGCGTACTTCGGCACAAATTCATCATGAAACGGCTTCAGAATTTTTTAAAACCTTGTACGATCATGGCGATTTTATAGAAGAAACCACCGAGCAGTTGTACGATGAAAAAGCCAATCAGTTTTTAGCCGATAGGTTTGTTACAGGAACATGTCCAAAATGTGGCAACGAAGAAGCCTATGGCGACCAATGCGAAAAGTGCGGAACCAGTTTAAATGCCACCGATTTAATTAATCCGAAATCGGCATTAACAGGTAATGTACCTACTTTAAAACAAACAAAACACTGGTTTTTACCTTTAGATAAATACGAAGATTTTTTAAAAGAATGGATTTTAGAAGGCCATAAAAAAGATTGGAAACCCAATGTGTACGGCCAAGTAAAATCTTGGATTGATGATGGACTTCGCCCACGAGCCGTAACACGCGATTTAGACTGGGGTATTCCTGTGCCGGTAGAAGGTGCCGAAGGTAAAGTGCTTTACGTTTGGTTTGATGCGCCTATTGGTTATATTTCATCAACCAAAGAATGGGCTGCGCGCGAAGGTAAAGACTGGGAACCTTACTGGAAAAGCGACGACACCAAGTTGGTACATTTTATAGGAAAAGATAATATTGTATTTCACTGTATTATTTTTCCAGCCATGTTAAAAGCCGAAGGCAGTTATATTTTACCAGAAAATGTGCCAGCTAACGAGTTTTTAAATTTAGAAGGCAACAAATTATCAACATCTAAAAACTGGGCCGTTTGGTTACCAGACTATTTAAAAGAATTTCCGGGACAACAAGATGTGTTGCGTTACGCCTTAACAGCTAATGCGCCCGAAACAAAAGATAACGATTTTACTTGGAAAGATTTTCAGGCGAGAAACAACAACGAATTGGTAGCCATTTTTGGAAACTTTATTAATCGTGTGGTGGTTTTAACCAATAAATATTACAACGGTTTAGTTCCAAATCCTTCTGAATTATCTCAAATAGATGAAGAAACTTTAGCTGCCGTTAAGGCTTACCCCGAAGTTATTTCAAGTTCTATTGAGCGTTACCGTTTTAGAGAAGCACAACAAGAGCTCATGAATTTAGCACGACTTGGTAACAAGTATTTAGCCGACGAAGAGCCTTGGAAAGTGATTAAAGTAGATGAAGCCCGCACGAAAACCATTATGTATGTGGCTTTGCAAATCGCATCGGCTTTAGCAACTTTAAGTGAGCCATTTTTACCGTTTACATCAAATAAACTTAAACAGATTTTAAATGTCTCGTTAAGCGCAGTCGAGAACTCATGGAACGATATCGCTTCAAAAGACATCTTGCTTCCAACAGGGCATCAAATTGGCGAAGCCGAATTATTATTCTCTAAAATTGAAGATGAAACCATTCAATTTCAATTAGATAAATTAGAAGCTAGTAAAAAAGCAAACGAAGCCGCTAATAAAACCTTAGAACCTCAAAAAGAGACCATCACTTTCGATGATTTTACGAAATTAGACATTCGTGTAGGAACGATTTTGGAAGCCGAAAAAATGCCAAAAGCTAAAAAACTACTTGTTTTAAAAGTTGATACCGGTATTGATGTACGCACTATTGTTTCGGGTATTGCCGAAAGTTTTACACCAGAGGAAGTCGTTGGAAAGCGTGTTACCGTTTTAGTAAATTTAGCACCAAGAGCTCTACGAGGTGTTGAGAGTGAAGGCATGATTTTAATGACGGAGACTGCCGAGGGCAAATTGGTGTTTGTAAATCCAGATGATGCCACCGTAGCCAATGGTTTGCAGATAAGTTAG
- a CDS encoding S66 peptidase family protein translates to MYFYSMPRISLLTIVFIAVFFFGKTTLLAQNNSYKLIQPPYLKSGDTVAIVAPSGILKNRTAEIEKAKNLLKSWGLHVVIGKHVFSQANHFAGTDDERCEDFQKAMDDANISAIWCARGGYGAVRILDKLDYTKFKKKPKWLIGYSDITALHSQMQVKGFESIHAMMCTSLQDDNDTIKETISTFKDALFGNPIEYTLEPSNYNVDGSVTAPLVGGNLSILYSMLGSNTSIDTSGKILFIEEIGEYKYHIDRMLQSLKRAGYFDKCAGLIIGDMTKIKKNTTPWGASIEQLIMDVVSSYNFPVAFNMPAGHNKDNRALILGRNVSLNVKNRQSAIKFSN, encoded by the coding sequence ATGTACTTTTACAGTATGCCTAGAATTTCATTATTAACCATCGTATTTATAGCTGTTTTTTTCTTCGGAAAAACAACACTTTTAGCACAAAATAACTCGTATAAATTGATACAACCACCTTACCTAAAATCTGGCGATACCGTTGCTATTGTTGCACCATCTGGCATCTTAAAAAACAGAACTGCCGAAATTGAGAAAGCTAAAAACCTTCTTAAAAGCTGGGGTTTGCATGTTGTAATTGGAAAGCATGTTTTTAGTCAGGCTAACCATTTTGCAGGTACAGACGATGAGCGCTGTGAAGATTTTCAAAAAGCAATGGACGATGCCAACATAAGCGCCATTTGGTGTGCCCGCGGCGGTTATGGTGCGGTTCGAATTTTAGATAAACTCGATTATACCAAATTTAAAAAAAAACCAAAATGGCTTATTGGATATAGCGACATTACAGCACTTCACAGCCAAATGCAGGTTAAAGGTTTCGAGAGTATTCATGCCATGATGTGCACCAGCTTGCAAGACGACAACGATACTATTAAAGAAACCATTAGCACGTTTAAAGACGCGCTTTTTGGCAACCCAATAGAATATACGCTGGAACCCTCAAATTATAATGTTGATGGTTCTGTTACCGCGCCTCTTGTTGGAGGAAATTTAAGTATACTGTATAGCATGTTGGGATCTAATACCAGTATCGATACTTCAGGGAAAATTCTGTTTATAGAAGAAATTGGAGAATACAAATACCATATAGATCGCATGTTACAAAGTTTAAAACGCGCAGGGTATTTCGATAAATGTGCCGGTCTCATTATTGGCGATATGACTAAAATAAAGAAAAACACAACACCTTGGGGTGCTTCAATAGAACAATTAATAATGGATGTTGTTTCAAGTTATAACTTTCCGGTAGCTTTTAATATGCCTGCGGGACATAATAAAGACAATCGTGCCTTAATTCTGGGCAGAAATGTTTCGTTGAACGTAAAAAACAGACAATCAGCTATTAAATTCAGCAATTAA
- a CDS encoding TerB family tellurite resistance protein, producing the protein MSFSKWIGAALGWSFGGPIGAIIGMALGGIVDAFGNGSANTVFTEAETRQGNRQSHQSQRTQPGDFEVSLLILASIVIKADGKQDQRELDFVRQQFVGMYGKERANHAFRLFKEINKQQNISTRQVCLQIRQMMEHPSRLQLIHFLFGIAKADGLVTNDEVSVIYTMAGYLGISHSDYESIKAMFYESADTAYKILEIDKSATNDEIKKAYRTMAKKYHPDKVLHLGKEHQKGAEEKFRQVQAAYEQLQKERGF; encoded by the coding sequence ATGAGTTTTTCAAAATGGATTGGTGCCGCCTTGGGTTGGTCGTTTGGAGGTCCCATAGGGGCTATAATAGGAATGGCTTTGGGCGGTATAGTTGATGCCTTTGGAAATGGAAGCGCAAATACAGTTTTTACTGAAGCCGAAACAAGGCAAGGCAACAGACAGTCTCATCAATCACAAAGAACACAACCAGGCGATTTTGAGGTAAGTTTGTTAATTTTGGCATCTATTGTTATAAAAGCCGATGGAAAACAAGACCAGCGGGAGTTGGATTTTGTACGCCAACAATTTGTTGGTATGTATGGAAAAGAACGCGCCAATCATGCTTTTAGACTTTTTAAAGAAATTAATAAACAACAAAACATTTCTACAAGACAGGTTTGTTTGCAAATTAGACAAATGATGGAGCATCCATCGCGCTTGCAATTAATTCATTTTTTATTTGGTATTGCAAAAGCAGATGGTTTAGTAACCAACGATGAGGTTTCTGTTATTTATACAATGGCGGGTTATTTAGGTATAAGCCATAGCGATTACGAAAGTATTAAGGCGATGTTTTACGAATCGGCCGATACTGCTTATAAAATATTAGAAATTGATAAATCGGCTACAAACGACGAGATTAAGAAAGCCTATCGTACTATGGCTAAAAAATACCATCCAGATAAGGTGCTTCACTTAGGGAAAGAACACCAAAAAGGTGCCGAAGAGAAATTTAGGCAAGTTCAGGCTGCTTACGAACAATTGCAGAAGGAACGCGGCTTTTAA
- a CDS encoding BrxA/BrxB family bacilliredoxin, producing MYPAELVKPMREDLTKVGFEELHTAEAVDAALAKEGTTLVVVNSVCGCAAANARPGARMSLNNEKKPDHIVTVFAGVDKDAVAQARQHMVPFPPSSPSMALFKDGELVHMLERHHIEGRPAELIAENLIDAYNEFC from the coding sequence ATGTATCCAGCAGAATTAGTAAAACCAATGCGTGAAGATTTAACGAAAGTTGGTTTTGAAGAATTACATACAGCAGAAGCTGTTGATGCTGCTTTAGCAAAAGAAGGAACTACTTTAGTAGTTGTAAATTCGGTTTGCGGTTGTGCCGCTGCTAACGCGCGCCCAGGAGCAAGAATGAGTTTAAATAATGAGAAAAAACCAGACCATATTGTTACTGTATTTGCAGGCGTAGATAAAGATGCTGTTGCACAGGCAAGACAACATATGGTTCCGTTTCCTCCTAGTTCACCAAGTATGGCCTTATTTAAAGATGGTGAGTTAGTACACATGTTAGAGCGTCATCACATTGAAGGCAGACCAGCAGAATTAATTGCGGAAAATCTTATAGATGCTTACAACGAGTTTTGCTAA
- a CDS encoding lysophospholipid acyltransferase family protein, whose translation MKKILSYPITAIYYLCFFLTLIIFHPIQWFCFNVFGYQAHKKSVDALQFWLMRCGNILGTRYSFYNPYKIDTNQPLIVVANHQSLHDIYPLTWFMRKHHPKFISKIELGKGIPSVSFNLRHGGAALIDRKNPRQSLPALMKFGEYIETNKRTAVIFPEGTRSKNGAPKPFQTKGLEILLKKIPSAHVVPVTINNSWKMLRYGNFPMNLGTHITFTVHKPLKVSTFVDKQELINSVETTIKEHITI comes from the coding sequence ATGAAAAAAATCTTATCATATCCTATTACTGCCATTTATTATTTGTGTTTTTTCTTAACACTTATAATATTTCATCCCATACAATGGTTTTGTTTTAATGTATTTGGTTATCAGGCTCATAAAAAAAGTGTAGATGCATTACAATTTTGGTTAATGCGCTGTGGTAATATTTTAGGCACGCGGTATTCGTTTTACAATCCTTATAAAATTGATACCAATCAACCTTTAATAGTTGTAGCTAACCATCAAAGTTTACACGATATTTATCCGCTTACTTGGTTTATGCGCAAGCATCACCCTAAATTTATTAGTAAAATAGAATTAGGAAAAGGGATTCCGAGTGTATCTTTCAACCTTCGTCATGGCGGTGCTGCTTTAATTGACAGAAAAAACCCAAGACAATCGCTTCCTGCTTTAATGAAATTTGGCGAATACATAGAAACCAACAAACGTACAGCCGTTATTTTCCCTGAAGGAACAAGAAGTAAAAACGGAGCGCCTAAACCCTTTCAAACAAAGGGTTTAGAAATTTTATTAAAAAAAATTCCATCGGCTCATGTTGTACCTGTTACCATAAATAACTCCTGGAAAATGTTACGATACGGTAATTTCCCCATGAATTTAGGGACTCATATTACTTTTACCGTGCATAAGCCTTTAAAAGTTAGTACCTTTGTAGATAAACAGGAACTTATTAATAGTGTTGAAACCACTATTAAAGAACATATAACCATTTAA
- a CDS encoding acyl-ACP desaturase, whose protein sequence is MSLKNVRLEVMQFLEKDVESLIEKYLIPVEKIWQPTDFLPNSEGDNFFEEVREIRELSKELPYDFWVVLVGDMITEEALPTYESWLMDVEGVGQVERNGWSKWVRHWTAEENRHGDVLNKYLYLSGRVNMKEIEKTTQYLIADGFDIGTDRDPYKNFVYTSFQELATYISHNRVAKIAKKSGNKQLAKMCQIISGDEMRHHHAYSEFVERIFKVDPSQMMMAFYQMMKLKITMPAHFLRESGNQISTAFEEFSNTAQRIGVYTSNDYVEILEKLIERWEIGKVTGLTDEAEKARDYLMNLPARMYRLSERIKIPENSFQFKWVEPAIIK, encoded by the coding sequence ATGTCGTTAAAAAATGTAAGACTTGAAGTGATGCAGTTTTTGGAAAAAGACGTAGAATCTTTAATAGAGAAATATTTAATTCCAGTAGAAAAAATATGGCAACCAACAGATTTTTTACCAAATTCTGAAGGTGATAATTTTTTTGAAGAAGTACGTGAAATTAGAGAACTGTCGAAAGAACTCCCATACGATTTTTGGGTTGTTTTAGTAGGTGATATGATAACCGAAGAAGCCCTGCCAACTTACGAATCTTGGTTAATGGATGTTGAAGGTGTCGGACAAGTAGAACGCAATGGTTGGTCTAAATGGGTGCGCCATTGGACTGCCGAAGAAAACCGCCATGGCGATGTACTTAACAAATACCTTTACCTTTCTGGTCGCGTTAATATGAAAGAAATTGAGAAAACCACACAATATTTAATTGCAGATGGTTTCGATATTGGTACCGATAGAGACCCTTATAAAAACTTCGTTTATACCAGTTTCCAGGAACTTGCCACCTATATTTCACACAATCGAGTGGCAAAAATTGCTAAAAAAAGTGGCAATAAACAATTGGCAAAAATGTGTCAAATTATTTCTGGTGATGAAATGCGCCACCACCACGCTTACTCGGAGTTTGTAGAACGTATATTTAAAGTAGATCCAAGTCAAATGATGATGGCTTTTTATCAAATGATGAAACTAAAAATTACGATGCCTGCTCATTTTTTAAGGGAATCTGGAAACCAAATAAGTACTGCTTTCGAAGAATTTTCGAATACTGCCCAGCGTATAGGGGTTTACACGTCTAACGATTATGTTGAAATTTTAGAAAAACTCATTGAGCGTTGGGAAATTGGAAAAGTAACAGGCCTTACAGACGAGGCAGAAAAAGCAAGAGATTATTTAATGAACCTTCCTGCCAGAATGTATCGACTATCTGAGCGTATAAAAATACCAGAAAATTCATTTCAATTTAAATGGGTTGAGCCTGCGATAATTAAATAA
- a CDS encoding HD domain-containing protein yields MIEEKIIENTIVFVKKTLENAEGGHDWFHIERVYKNALLIAKNEQVNTFIVALGALLHDIADSKFHNGDETLGPKLAREFLLKQNVDTLIMEHVIKIIENISFKGGNEMAQFKSLELDVVQDADRLDAIGAIGVARCFNYGGFKNRAIYDPEIEPNLKMTKEAYKNSSAPSINHFYEKLLLLKDRMNTKTGSKIAKKRHEFMLSFLKQFYSEWEGRI; encoded by the coding sequence ATGATTGAGGAAAAAATTATTGAAAATACCATCGTTTTTGTAAAAAAAACATTAGAAAATGCTGAAGGTGGACACGATTGGTTTCATATAGAGCGGGTTTATAAAAACGCTTTACTTATAGCAAAAAACGAACAGGTAAATACCTTTATAGTGGCTCTTGGTGCCCTATTGCATGATATTGCAGATAGTAAATTTCATAACGGTGATGAAACTTTAGGCCCTAAACTAGCTCGCGAATTCTTATTAAAACAGAATGTAGATACTTTAATAATGGAGCATGTTATTAAAATTATTGAAAATATATCGTTTAAAGGTGGCAACGAAATGGCTCAATTTAAGTCTTTAGAGCTCGATGTGGTTCAAGATGCCGATAGATTAGATGCCATTGGCGCTATTGGGGTTGCCAGATGCTTCAACTACGGTGGCTTTAAAAACAGGGCTATATATGACCCTGAGATTGAGCCCAATTTAAAAATGACTAAAGAAGCTTATAAAAATTCTTCGGCACCAAGTATTAATCATTTTTATGAAAAATTATTGTTGCTTAAAGATAGAATGAATACAAAAACTGGGAGCAAAATTGCTAAAAAACGTCATGAATTCATGCTTTCATTTCTTAAACAATTTTACAGTGAATGGGAAGGACGTATCTAA
- a CDS encoding AraC family transcriptional regulator, whose protein sequence is MINKKPTFRKLTPSFGSSILVKQHVDTVDKNFAYWHFHPELELIYINKGQGKTHIGNHLSYFNNSQLILIGSNLPHNGFTDRLTANGTETTIQFKSNFLGDDFLQVPEMSNIVSLFERAKKGIRYKVETKQKIGPKIEKLLEHTGLKRVLKFLEILDYLATTEDYTLLNADGFAFEAEAQDSSKVDIIFKYVNKNFQNHISLDEIADQVSMTVPAFCRYFKKVTGKTFTQLVNEYRVVHATKLLNESQMSIADVCFECGFNNFSHFNKQFNEITGKSASNYRKEIKMIIGS, encoded by the coding sequence ATGATTAATAAGAAGCCAACTTTTAGGAAGCTCACCCCAAGTTTCGGAAGCTCTATATTAGTTAAACAACATGTAGATACTGTAGATAAGAACTTCGCTTACTGGCATTTCCATCCAGAATTAGAACTTATTTACATTAACAAAGGGCAGGGCAAAACACATATAGGAAATCATTTATCATATTTTAATAATAGTCAATTAATATTAATAGGGTCTAATTTACCGCATAATGGATTCACCGATCGATTAACGGCCAATGGAACCGAAACAACGATACAATTTAAGTCAAATTTTTTGGGAGACGATTTTCTTCAAGTTCCCGAAATGTCTAATATAGTATCGTTATTTGAAAGGGCTAAAAAAGGAATACGTTATAAGGTTGAAACTAAACAAAAAATTGGTCCAAAAATTGAAAAATTATTGGAGCATACTGGTTTAAAGCGCGTTTTAAAGTTTTTAGAAATTTTAGATTACTTAGCTACCACCGAAGATTATACCCTTTTAAATGCCGACGGTTTTGCTTTTGAAGCAGAAGCACAAGACAGTTCGAAGGTTGATATTATTTTTAAGTATGTAAATAAAAATTTTCAGAACCATATTTCTTTAGATGAAATTGCCGACCAAGTAAGCATGACGGTACCAGCTTTTTGTAGATATTTTAAAAAGGTTACCGGAAAAACATTTACTCAGCTAGTAAACGAATACAGAGTAGTTCATGCTACGAAACTACTTAACGAAAGCCAAATGAGTATAGCCGATGTTTGTTTTGAATGCGGTTTTAATAATTTTTCTCACTTTAACAAACAGTTTAATGAAATAACTGGTAAAAGTGCTTCTAACTACCGAAAGGAAATTAAAATGATTATAGGATCGTAA
- a CDS encoding enoyl-CoA hydratase/isomerase family protein produces the protein MSYENIISEEINGITTITVNRPSKLNALNIQTIEELHRAISEASKSKTCKVIILTGSGEKAFVAGADISEFANFNVEQGTRLSAKGHDILYDFIENLSTPVIAAINGFALGGGLELAMACHFRVASTNAKMGLPEVSLGVIPGYGGTQRLPQLIGKGRAMELIMTANMIDAQQALNYGLVNHVTTQEELLVFCEKLATKISQNSSVAIAAAIKAVNANFKDGVNGYNFEIEAFGKCFETQDFTEGTTAFLQKRKADFPGE, from the coding sequence ATGTCTTACGAGAATATTATTTCAGAAGAAATTAATGGTATTACAACAATTACTGTAAACAGGCCAAGCAAGTTAAATGCTTTAAATATTCAAACCATTGAAGAATTGCATCGTGCCATTAGTGAGGCAAGTAAAAGCAAAACCTGTAAGGTTATTATTTTAACCGGAAGTGGGGAAAAGGCTTTTGTTGCTGGTGCCGATATTAGCGAGTTTGCAAATTTCAATGTAGAGCAAGGAACCCGTTTATCGGCCAAAGGGCATGATATTTTATACGATTTTATTGAAAACCTGTCAACACCTGTCATTGCTGCTATTAATGGTTTTGCTTTAGGCGGCGGACTCGAATTGGCCATGGCCTGCCATTTTAGAGTTGCTAGTACCAATGCCAAAATGGGGCTTCCAGAGGTTTCTCTGGGTGTTATTCCGGGTTATGGTGGCACGCAACGTTTACCCCAATTAATAGGCAAAGGTCGGGCGATGGAGCTTATAATGACTGCCAACATGATTGACGCCCAACAGGCTTTAAATTATGGCTTGGTAAACCATGTAACAACTCAAGAGGAATTACTGGTATTTTGCGAAAAATTAGCAACTAAAATTTCTCAAAATTCGTCTGTAGCCATCGCTGCAGCTATTAAAGCTGTAAATGCTAATTTTAAAGATGGTGTTAATGGCTATAATTTTGAAATTGAAGCTTTTGGAAAATGCTTCGAAACCCAAGATTTTACCGAAGGTACCACTGCTTTTTTACAAAAAAGAAAAGCAGATTTTCCTGGGGAATAA